actACAAATGCAAGCCTCTGCTAATGGAATTGCAAATGCAAGCCACTGCTGCTGGGACTGCAAATGCAAGCTGCTGCTGGGACTGCAAatgcaggctgctgctgctgagactGCAAATGCAAACCTTTGCTGCTGGGACTGCAAGTGCAAGCCGCTGGCTGCTGGGACTGCAAAtgcaagctgctgctgctgctgctagaaTTGCAAATGCAAGCCACTGCAGCTGGTTCTGCAAATGCAAGCCATTGATGCTGAGACTGCAAATGCAAGCCACTGCAGCTGGGACTGCAAAtgcaagctgctgctgctgggattcaaggtggcAGGGTCCACCCAAGCTGGCATTCAGACTCAGTGGTGTCATACACATGATATTGAATTCAGTGGCATGAAGGATGCAGGAGTAGGGGGCGTGGTTTCTTCTGTGGTTTCAGAGAGCTGTGGAGATCACACAGCTTATGGTGGGGAATTCCCGCAGGAAGGATttgagaggccattgcatgaatcTGTCAAAATGAAGCCTCTCAGGTTTCACTCTCGATTCCAAGATGTTACAGAGTCAGTAGTCTTCTGCCAGGGAGAGCTGCttaaagggagtggatccagtgCAAGAGAGAGGCTTATGCTTTGGGCACCAAACTGCAGGGACAGAGCCGTTGAAGCCCTGATACTAAATGTGTAGCTGCAGGATTTGCTGTTTGCCCTGCTGggatttggttttgctttggtccagtatttctcAACTTTAACCCCATTCTTCCCCTTTGGGATGGTATTGACTATTTTGTTCTATTATGTGTTGGAAGTATccaatttgctttttggttttcaagaattacagttaataAATTACCTTATGTCTCAATAGACTTTTGACTTTTGAACAGCACTGAGACTGTGAGAGACCAAGGGgtttttgaagttgaactaagTGCGTTTTGATCATGGTCTAGTACAGAGACTATGGGGACTGGAGATCGGAATGTAGTAGTTTGAGTGGCAAATGCTTCCCGTAGGTTAGGCTACttaaacacttggttcccagtgggTACTGTTTAGAAAGTTTAGGAGAGGTGGCCTTGCTGTAAGAGCTATGTACTTGGCGGAGGTGGGAGGGGGTTGTCTGAGCATATATAGCCTCTCCCTACTTGCAGTTCACCCTCTGTGCTTCAAGCTTGCTGTCAAAGATGTGGCCTATCAGCTTTCCACTCCTGGAGCCTGCAGTTATGCTTCCTAACTGGTATATTCATTCCCCTCTTAACcacaagcaaaaataaactcaGTCTTCCCTAAGCCacgtttggtcatggtgttgtgtcacagcagcagaaaagtaactaagatgcACCATAGTTTGTGTTATGAGATAAGCGtgagatctgcaggacaaggggTGGAAGGTTAGAGTTAAAAATGATGTGTTTGTGTCTCAGGTTAGTGAGGACATTGTGTTGATAGTGAGCCTTGactttcaacttgacacaacctagaaaaTCACCTGAAATGAGAGACTTAAAGAAGAATTATTTAATTCTTGGCCATCTTGGCCCATAGGCATATATCTTTAGGGCTGTTCTTGATTGCTGTTGATGTTAGAAGATctaacccactgtgggcagcaccattccgtAGGCCTGACCTATAAAAGCAAGAGTGAAGAAAAGCAGGAAGATGTCATAAGCAGGCAGGAAGCATGGGCGTGTTTGTTTCTCTGTCCTCTTGACTGTGACTGTGATAGACCAACTGCCTTCTGCTCTCGCCACTGAGATTTCCCTCCAATGGTGCATCATAACCTGGACTGTTGAGCCTGAATAAACCATACGCTGTGATTTGTCACGTTATTTTATCATagtgacagaaatgaaactagaacttTTATGTAACTATTAATAAAAGCTAATGAGCATAGTGCAAATTTCAGAGAAATGGGGTGGCCAAGAGAAAGGCACCTGGCAGATTCTTCCAAGAACTCAAAGCTACAAAATATAACATCACTCAGTGTGAATGATGACTGGCATGCTTGCCTGTCTGGGTAACCATGGAGGAAGCCAGAGCCAGGGATGAGAAGGGACCTTGAGGACCATCTGTTGTCAtttgtcaggagccgtttccccccaaaattattacaggaactaTCGCCCTGAGGGGTCTGCAAAGAGTTTCACACCCTAACAATTGTGCCTGTGTTTGCTCTATGCTGGAAGAACCTGTGTGAGGAGAGTTCAGGATCTTCCATAAAGCACTGGTGACCCTACCCTAAGCCCACACTGTTGTATGTCTACGTGCTAGGTAAGGCATTAAGTGTGTCCTGCAGCAATGGGGCACAAGGGTCTTATACATGGACTCTAACTCTGTCAGTGTGGCTCTCATCTAGTTTCTTAGCCTTTTCAGAGCTGGGTTCTTGTCTGTGCAGTGGGGATAGCAATGGAAACCATCACATCCCTGGTTCTAAGACTCAAACCCATGAGTAACTAGAAGGCACTGCAGACACTGTCTGTCATGCGCTGTGTAGAGCATCCCCTTAACTGTTTTGTACTTGGCACTTGCCCTTTCGTTCATCCAGggattttatttcctatttaatcccaacattaggCAGCCTGGAAAACTTTTCTCGCCATTTATCCTTTTCTGCCGCTGCTCTAATCCCCAAGTTCCAAGAGAGTTTTCTTGCTGCCCTTTATCCAGCTGCTCTAAGTTTTCTGCTGTGGGCTCTAATCCCTGAGTTCCCAGGAAGAAGAGGCTAGGAATGGAAAGTGCTGCCTCCTAAGGAAACACTCTTATGTAAAGGGTTTTCTGATGCTGATGAATTCCCactgacattttaaaagcatttaggATGGAAGTAATTTTTAATGCTGATTCTAAGCTAGCTTTATTTATGCATGTCAAAAATAACTTGAATTATTGCATCTGTTTAGCTCATCTGGATCCCCCTTGACAGATGGTTTGCTACAGTATGTATGAGCTTTCGTTTTATAAGCTGGGGTACTGcttataaaaaaataatcatctcTATCCAAGCATGTGTTAAAATAGACTTTTTCTTGGAATTTTAAGTCAGCAACAAAAGGACAATGGTTAGTGATTAAGTTGCACTGATACGTTTACCCCAAGTCcattgttcttaaagggaaagcTAAAAGCACTATACGGTTCTATTATGTTGTTTCCCTTTACTATAACGCATGCATAGatggattttaaaatgtgatgGCCACAATCTCTGGAGGCAAGAAGAGATGGCCTCCCAACTCAGTCTCCAGTCTCCTCTGAGCCCCATTAATGCCAGTCTCAGCGGAAGCGCTACCATCTGTCATCCCAGCCACACAAAAGAAGAGTCCCATTGGTGGCCATCATCTGAGTAAATTAGGAGGGGGCTGGGGGAAAAGCCGGAAGGAAGGCTTATGTAGCAGTAAGGAGAGAATTCACACTGTTGGCACAATGATGCCCACGGGAACCCTTTGGGCCAAAATGAAAACGCGGATGTGAACAAGCCTCTGTAGTATCTGTGTTCTATTTCGGTTTCCCAGGTGGTGTGGGGGCACAGGTGCTTCTCACtggcaagaagaagaaaaataacgaGCAAAAGCCCTTTACTTTGTTTCCATCATTGTGTGATTTTAGCAAATGAGTGTCtagaaatttttttctgaagGAGTTCTGTGTCAGTTAGATGCTGGAAAGTGCTGAGGCGGGCAAGGCCACTCAGGAGGATAGTCTGTCTGAGACTTGTTATCGGGAAATATGATGCACCCTGAACACGGTACACAAAGACCGCTTTCTACACTCTCAGGTGAGAATTTGCCCAGACCTCTCTAGAAGCAATTTCTATTTCAGTGCACTTTATAGGTAGGTCTAAGAGTTAACTACATTGCCTTCTATAGAAAGCGGGAATTCTTGTTATTGGTATAAAATGCATGGTCATCCAAGGCCATGTTGTTTTCCCCAGAGTCTAGTTTTTCCCAAGCTAGCCTTCTCTACTCAGCCAGGCATTTTGCTTCATTTATGTATATAACCATTTTGTTATACACCTCACATATCCTTCAGCAATTATCTTCACAGCCAGAGGAACAACTTAAATATATTATTGattataatatttgaaaaatgaatacatttcttCTCTGAACTTTTCACATTGTATCACTTCTAACAATCACCCAGAAATGATTACATCACTTAAGTGTACAATTGACTTAAAATACTCCAAAGTCATTCTTTATATTTTGGGAGCATATCAGTTTACGGTTTATAAGTTgattcacagatgtttaaagtaAACAATTAAAAATCCTAAGCTAGGATCTGGGAGACAGAAACATATACATGACTTTGTTCTTAAGCTCAGCAAAGCCATAGATGAATGGACAACAGATGTATCATAAATGTGCAGCCtctatttatttctgttattacAAAGTGATTTCCCCAGTGCTTATAATATTGGATTCCTTCTTAAAGGAGCAACGACAATAGAAGCACTTAGGACTTAAGTAGATATTTTACCAGCTCAAAATTACTATCCATTCACAAATTAGCAAACTCATACTCTGTTTACTAAATGGTGGCCTTGTGACCAAGGACTTCCATGATTTTTACACATCCCTCAGTTACCTGGAAGAGACTTGGGGATGTGCTAACTTCATAAGCCTGGTTGTATTGTTCTGTCTGGTATTAAATAACTTTGAGCATGAACAAGACTACTGgtacagttattattattattattattattattattattttatccaGAACTCATTCACTTCAAGGCCATGGCTTCTTACTGCCCCACAGTGGATGTTAAATGGCTGGCATCCATAATAGGTAACATGAATGCTACAAACACTTGCTCTCTATATCAGGCAGTAGTACTGCCCACCAGGTAGGGAGATTCTACAGAATGCCAGCTGCATTGCAATGTCAACTGGCGACTCCACTGAGTTCATTATTAAAACTATTTTAGATATATAATCATGAAATGTTCATTATATGTTACAAAAATCAGTGCATTGTAGCTTCTtttcttctgaagaaaaaaagcagTATTTCCCCCCAATTATTGTCAATTTGTGTCTTAAATGAGGGTGATAGTTAACAATGACTCCTTTAAAATTACATATCCAACAATTCCATAAACTCCCACaaagtaaaaagataaaaatttttattgcagTATCACTTTTGACAATCAATAAGATTCATTAAAATGACAAAACACAAGGAAGAGGTAACCCTGCTAGCATCATGTGGTGATTTCTCATTAAAGCAGACAGCAAGCTATTTCAACaggagattaatagaaataatgtATGGATTCTGCCCTACCTCCTTGCTGATTTGCATTATGCTATGTAGTTGAAACAACAGGGGGAatgcacatgtgttcatgtgaTTGATGTGGATGTTCCAAACCTCCAGCTACTGTTGATCATTCATCCACAAAGGCATGGCtggggagaaggaggtggagcaGTTCTTGTCTCTCTCGCTTGGGCCATCCCAGAGACTAAGGGTAAATTTCGATGGTGAACAGAGTTTCTCAAACTGTACAGTCTTTAAGCACAGCTTTCTTCGTCTGAAAACTgtgttttatctgtttttgtttatttcactgTTTGGAGAGATTTGCAGGTGCATCCTATAACATTAAGGCTGTGGAGATATTTATTTCACAGCAGCTAACCAGGAAGACTTTTAAGGGCTGGGAAGAAGCCTTAAGGATTGGATGGCTCAGCTCTGCCCCTTCACACAATGACACCATCACAAGAGGCCAAGCTTGCACTGCCTGACTTTGGGTTATGGGGCACCGTATCTCACAGGGTCAAGGAATGTCTTAAGAGAAGAAATCATTACTAAGCTAACAAGACACTATGTCACAAGTTAAAAGGTAGAAGGCTAATGACAGATCTCCTTCCTGTGTACAAATAGCTCAGAGGTCATGTTAGAtggctaaaaacaaaaagaataagaaggaCCATATTTTCTACTCTTCCAACATCCTCAAGACTCAGTTGAGTGACCATAATAGCAGTGGAAAGTTTCTCTGGGCTCCAGTGTTCTCGCTTAGTTTGGTCAGTGTTCATTCACCTCCTTATTTACTCTGAACTAACTgaattttttttgcttattagcATACACAAATTATTCTTCTTGCTATTAGGAGAGCATCCTTCACTGACCCCGTGAGctgcccctttctccttcccagttcAGGGTTAATGATAACTCCTGCTTTTGATAAGCTAGTATCCTAGAGACATGAAACTCATTCTTTGGGTTCTCATGGTTTTTTGTTAAATAGAATCAAGTAGTAGATATTTTGGGAAAGTCCACTGAGGTAAAGCCGAGAGACTGCTTGGTGTCGCCATTCAGTCTGGCTTTTAAGCACCTGTAGTTTATAACCAGAGTAAGTTTCTTAACCACAGCAGAGCACTAGAGAACCTCTGTGACGTTCCTTCCGTCATGGTGGCGACAGGTGAGTGCCCCTTCAGACTGGGCGGGAATCTCTACACTTTGCACTCCACCTTTCTCTCCTGCCACATGTCCTTGCTTTTCCTTCTCAGtcctcttgctcatcttctctccaACACCACATCCTTTTCAGCCATTCTGTCTGCAGCCCAATACAATACAATACTAGGAGAAAACAAGAATGTTCCAGAGTCCCCAGCCTTGATTCTGCCTCAGTGTGAGTTGCTACCATGCTAATTGCTGCTTATTCCAAAGTACTCTCTGCAGAAATTTATTCTTGGCTTTTATTCCATGTTCTCAATTTTGCATTTATAGTTTGTATCCCTCATTAACATCTCTCAAATGCAATCTGTTATTATTGTCAGCTATATCTCTGTCCTGTTTCCCCAGCAAGATGAGGAATTCCCCCTTGAAAGGCAGAAGCTTGTATCTCACCATCTGGTGCTATATGCTACACACTGTCTAGTATGAGTTCAACAAATGTTTAATATACTATGCacctttgagtttgttttttgtttttgcacacACTAAGTCAGACAGTGACTTGGAATGTCGAGAACATTGTTCTTCTATATGGTAACCGAGGTCAGGGAAGGCCTAgagcttcaaaacaaaaacatgttcaTACTACTAATCAACCAGAAGGAGAGGCAAACCACAAATACAATAAAGTACAAAGATGTAAGCAGTGTTAATTCCTTTAGCTAAACTCTTTAGTACACACTAAGTGACAACTTTTCTTTTAGACAAAGAAACTGTCATGGGTCAACCAAGCCTTTGATGATAACACTGATCATTAGTGTTAAAAGTAACTGTGTCGTTATCTACAAGGCATGGTGCTAAGCATCTAATATGCCCATGGAATGTTAACTTCAAGAAATactggtgtgttttttttttttaatttcatggaaGGAAACAGATGCTGAAAAGAATTTAAGCAAGTAAGTTCAATCTAATAGCAGGTGGGTATTGGAGCAGGATGAATCCCAACTTTACATACCACAGGATGTGATGCTAAGCAGACAAAGTGTCCCCAACCTCCTCACAAATAGATTTCTCTCCCAAAAGTGGCACAATGCACAAAATACACAATCACATGAAGTAGTAACTTTATGATCTTCAACTTTATTAGCTTCTAATTACTAAACAATGAGAGCATGGTACTTAAAATTACAATTAAAGCTCCTATAGCCTGTTATATGTATCATACCATTTGCTGCAACAAACTTGAGGGAGATAATTAACTTTATTATAGCATATTTGATGTTATAAAGCTTGTAAGAAATGATAATTGTAATAGAACTTAGAATCCCTTAGAAATTTTCTACATTCTTTCCTTGTGCAGTTGCAGTTCAATAATGTATCACTAAATAACATAATATATATGATTTAattgaatatatttaattatgtgtgtgatgtttgtgtgtgcatgtttacgaATGAAGACACCTCTGGAGGTCAGAGATATCAAATTCCACTTGAAGCTGTTTCATAGGCTGTTGTGAACAACATGACATGTGTGTTAGGAACTAAATTCGATTCCTCTGCTAGAGCATTATGTACTCTTAATCACGGAGGCCTCTCTCTAgtctatatataatattttaaattctaaaaggaAATCATAGTGGTTAAATTCTCTCCATGTGATATTTTCCAGTAGTTTATTAGCCTTGGTTGTATAGCTCATAAATGCGTTGTGTTCAGTGGGCATCTGGTCTGAGATTTAAGCCTTGAAAAGAACTCAGGGATTTATGAAACAGTAAGAAATATTCTATCATATATTGGACTTTGTTAAAAATTTCACTAGAACTGTTTTTCACCACTAATTAAACAAGTTTAGAGCAGAACCTAAGACTGACTTTGAATCTAGCTGTGGTGCACGTAAAACAAAATGTCCTATTACTCCAAGACCTACTGTTACAGTTTGATTCATTCTGCTTTGTCAATTTACTTTATGATAGCATTTCAAtgtcaaaaaaaatgtttacagatCTGATTCTTCAATAATTTATACTATTATACcaataaatggagaaaacccTATTGTAATTTTATCAGCCTTTGATTAATCCAGTATTTCCTTTTAAATGCAGGTAAATGGTTTAACTACGGAATTATCTTTCTCGTCTTGATTTTGGACCTGAATATGTGGAAGaaccaaatattttataaacctcATGAATACGGACAATACATTGGCCCAGGGCAGAAGATCTACACAGTCAAAGACTCTGAGAGTTTAAAGGATTTGAACAGAACCAAGTTATCCTGGGAATGGAGGTCCAATCACACTAATCCTCAGACTAATAAAACGTACGTTGAGGGAGACATGTTCTTACACAGCAGGTACATAGGGGCCAGCCTAGACATCAAGTGTCTGGCTTTTGTTCCAAGTCTGATAGCTTTCGTGTGGTTTGGATTCTTCATTTGGTTCTTTGGTCGGTTTCTGAAAAACGAGCAAGGCATGGAGAATCAAGATAAAACCTACACTCGCATGAAAAGGAAATCGCCCTCAGAACACAGCAAAGACATGGGGATCACCCGAGAAAACACGCAGGTCTCTGTGGAAGACCCTCTGAATGACCCCCCCTTGGTCTGCATCAGGTCCGACTTCAATGAGATAGTCTACAAGTCCTCCCACCTGACGTCGGAAAACCTGAGCTTGCATTTGAAGGAGTCGACCGGCGAGATGGAAGCTGATGAAGACCCAACCACCTCTCAGAGTATGCGGATGAACTAGAGCCCCTTAGGTGGCGAGAGCACAAAGAGCAGCCCTGAGTGTAACGTTAAACCCGTGTAGtctttcattgtgtaaatgtcagGTTTACATAGCGTTAGGTAAAGAAATACAAACAATGCCACAACGGTGCTCAACACGCTTTCTCTGGACTCATTGTTTTCTATTTGTATTATGATCCACGTGCCTACTGTATGTTTAACAGTTCTCTAGAGATTGCTCTTCCCAACTGCACAAGCTACTTCCTGACTGTACAGCGTAGCAGATTAGCTGACTCCCCATGTATCTGATGTCCAACCATAGTGGTGCCTTGAGACATTAAACTGTTTTTAACTGTACCAGACATGAAGTGTAGAATGGCTCTCCAGTCTATGCCACGTgggatttttttatataattattttgattTACACTGGATGTCAGAGCAGGAAATAGACAAAGCCGACTTGTGGCTGTAGAAAGTTCGCTTGGTTTCCTGATGAGCAGCAAAGTTGGTGACTTTGACGCTGGACTGTAGAGAAGCCCTGTGATtgccttttaagttttattgGCTGGCTGCCGAGtataaatacaaacataaaatccAGTGAGAGGAGAACTGTAATCCAACATGGGTCACTGCTCACAAAAGTGACTTTCTCCAACCACTAATTGCAATTAGGTGATAATACCTAATTATGTTTTTCTAATTAAAGATAAATTGCTGCTTGATTAATAGTCTTGCCCTTTTCCTCTGGGAACAAAGGTTAAGAGGAACAGTTGGGTGAGTTCTCAAATTTATTGGCATTTTCACAACATCCCAGACAGCGAAGGAATTCAAGTTGCAATTGTGTGAAGGTTGCACAGCCCACTGtctacaatattgtaattttgcTGTAAATATGATTCTGGGCAGGGAAAATGGAAGAGCTTATGGCAATGTTGAGCAAGGGAATTCTGAAATCATCCACTAAAACCTCATGTGGTAGAATGCTGTGCAAGGGTCTGTTTAAtgtcttttgtgtatgtgcatttttgtttgggtttcatttttttaaagatgtaaacACCGCAcattaataaataagaattatatgCCAGTAATTATGTGAtgtaggttttgttttgcttgtctgtctgtttggTTAAAGGATTACATTGCGCTTCAGCTGAACATAAACCtatttaaatggatttttaaaagctTGATTCTAGGCAAGGTAATAAATGGTATAGTCctaaattgcttttaattttatttcataaattataCTTACATGTTTCTTGAGGAACTGAAGGGAGACCATTTTTAaggtaaattatttattttcctgtcaCATACTGACATTGTTGCTTTTTgtcttaaagattttttaaaacctCTCTCGTTTGGGTCTGTTTTTGAGCATGTAACATGCCGAATTTAGAAGGCGGAACAGAACTATGCATTTATCTGTCACTGGAGAGCCAGCTTTAATAAACATCTCGCTATAACTGTTTACCAAGCAGTTGGACCCATGCCCCTGCTGTTTCTTTTGCCTTTAATAGTCATGCATGGTGCACTTAGAATCATAAATATCCCTGGCACTGAAAATAGAGAGGACAAGCTCAGTGTAGTAACCACTGACAACCCTGGCCAAAGAAATGTGATCCTGACACGAGCTATCTGTAGCCAAATTTGCACAGCCTACAGTATTGAATTCTTAGCTCTGGGACAAGTGAATAATGCTACCTGGGGCTGTATTTGTATTAATTCTGAAAACCATTTTCTCATACataaattgattttaaaactGGATGCTTATTCTTCATATGGATAGTTTGCGAAATTATCACCGAAGATTTTTCATGTGGGTATTAAATGAAACAGGTTTAATGAGGTGATCAAATTAGCAGAAATAAGATAGACAAACAATAGCAGTAAGCCTGAGGCATGATGCTTCTGTGCTTTTAGAAAGAGCGCTGACTACAAAAAGATATATTTAATGTTTACCTACATTCAGTACCAAACAGAATAATCTCCAGAGATGTTATCTTAATAACCAAGCAAGATCTGAAGCTGCCGAGGCCCTACCTACCCAGCTGCAAGTCCCAGAGCCTTCCTTTCATCTCTACCGAGGCCCTTGGCTCCTTCTCTATACCTTTTGGACATTATGTCTACCAAGGAAAGGCTATAAAGTGAAaggaaatcaaaattaaaattctatCCATTCACGTTTAGTCTGGGATCCCAAACCAGCCAGCAGCAGCCTATGGCTCTATGGGGCTTTTTGAATACCAtatagtttgtttttaataaggGTATAAAAAAGAGATGCAACAAACACAGAATTTGCAGAGTTAAGATAAATATTTGAAGTCATAAACTAATAATTCTGAAAGGGTGAAAGTGGCAATGCCTTGATTGTAGTGCGGCTAAAGGACTATTAACAATTGTATCCCTACTCTTCTGTAATTACAGCATTTGCCATGCGGTGCAGGATTTGGGCTAATTTGacacaatttattattttatattcaaacaGCACTTCATTAGTAATCTAAttggaaaactaaacaaacactATAAATTTAGACGTGATAATATACACTTGGATATAGCCCTCACCACCAAATGGCCACTCCATCTGTATCACAAAGCTGTAGCTGGTTTCCCATCTTCTCTCCATGGTGGCCACTTACAGTGTTCTTTTGCCGTTTAGCATCTAAGATCAGCACTGACTGACTAGAGCTGTTAAGAATGATTTCTTCTCTATTCTCCCCGTGGGTCAATCAATTCTCACAGTGTCAGACTTCACATCGAATGCGCAGAACCTCTCCAAGCACTCAgatgtggaggtgggggtggggtcaacCTGCTTCATGTCACCCCAGGGCCTCGTAAGCCTTCCATTACAGTATCCGATTGCCCTTTGGGTCACCAACACAACCCAATATGAAATATGAGAAAGACAACCGTGATAAATCACTATTAGCTGATAGCCCATGATGCCTACTGGGTTATTCAAGTCAAGACCCAAGAATGCCaccattatttatcatttttctgtCCTCACTCAGAATTGATCCCTATGTTTAAGACGACTATTGGTCCTGAAACTTCTTCATACGAGGTTTTGTGGTTATACAGACCTTTTCTGCTGTGACTCACTGCTCTGTCTGGCCTGATTTCCTCTGGCTTTGTCTCCCAAGAACCTGCCTGCAGTGTTAGCCAGCCCCACCTGCAAGCAAGCAAGCCCATCTCAGACTTGCAGGTGACAAACTGTTACTCTTCTGGCTGAGCCTACTTTGCCTGGTAATATGCCATAGAAATGACTGGGGAGAATCGGTTCATGGTACATGCACAACCTGAGCTCCTAATTATTTGGCTTGCTGCAATTGATACCCCCAGTACTGCATCATCTTCGGAACCACCAGAGAACTGGTCGTAGATGGCCAGAAAGAGGTAGGCATTCACAATAGAAAGAGAAGGCGAGGCAGATGGTGGAGGCCAAGTAGCAGCTACTATAGCCGAGGCTTAGAAATGAAATGGTAATTTTACTGTGCACAAGCTTTAAATCTATAGGGAGGAAGGGGGCAACggggagatggggggagggaattggaggagaggagggaggggaaactgcaatcaggatgtaaaataataaacaaactcCAGGGAAGGATAAGGGGCTTGTACAGAAAACTTCACCATTCACATCTTTTGAATCCAATGGTCTTGTGGGCTAAGTAAGACATTCAGAAAAAT
The Microtus pennsylvanicus isolate mMicPen1 chromosome 2, mMicPen1.hap1, whole genome shotgun sequence DNA segment above includes these coding regions:
- the Tmem117 gene encoding transmembrane protein 117 isoform X2, translated to MGIRNESFMKLAAVGTWMGDFVTAWMVTDMMLQDKPYPDWGKSARAFWKKGNVRIILFWTVLFTLTSVVVLVITTDWISWDKLNRGFLPSDEVSRAFLASFILVFDLLIVMQDWEFPHFMGDVDVNLPGLHTPHMQFKIPFFQKIFKEEYRIHITGKWFNYGIIFLVLILDLNMWKNQIFYKPHEYGQYIGPGQKIYTVKDSESLKDLNRTKLSWEWRSNHTNPQTNKTYVEGDMFLHSRYIGASLDIKCLAFVPSLIAFVWFGFFIWFFGRFLKNEQGMENQDKTYTRMKRKSPSEHSKDMGITRENTQVSVEDPLNDPPLVCIRSDFNEIVYKSSHLTSENLSLHLKESTGEMEADEDPTTSQSMRMN